One Thiocapsa rosea genomic window carries:
- a CDS encoding DNA-processing protein DprA produces the protein MNPATYTPDQLLGPLNAVEREHAPEHLYVAGDLGILQTGARVAIVGARQASPAGLARARKLAGRLVREGAVVVSGLALGIDTAAHTAAIEAGGRTIAVIGTPLERAYPRQNELLQARIAADHLLVSQFPPGTKTQRFHFPHRNRTMALISDATVIIEAGETSGSLSQGWEALRLGRLLYITHAVASDPTLKWPASMLDYGARILSNDTLDDFLEALPPRVPDPLDVAVPF, from the coding sequence ATGAACCCTGCGACCTACACACCTGACCAGCTTCTGGGCCCGCTAAATGCGGTCGAGCGCGAGCATGCGCCCGAGCATCTCTATGTCGCGGGCGATCTCGGGATCCTGCAGACGGGTGCGCGCGTGGCCATCGTCGGGGCGCGGCAGGCCTCGCCGGCGGGGCTGGCGCGTGCGCGCAAGCTCGCCGGTCGGCTCGTGCGCGAGGGTGCCGTGGTGGTCAGTGGTCTGGCGCTTGGGATCGACACCGCTGCGCATACCGCGGCGATCGAGGCGGGCGGGCGGACCATCGCCGTGATCGGTACCCCGCTGGAACGTGCCTACCCGCGACAGAACGAGCTGCTCCAAGCGCGCATTGCGGCGGATCACCTGCTGGTTTCTCAGTTCCCGCCGGGGACCAAGACCCAGCGGTTCCATTTCCCTCACCGTAACCGCACGATGGCGCTGATCTCGGACGCGACCGTGATCATCGAAGCCGGCGAAACGAGCGGGTCGCTCTCCCAAGGCTGGGAAGCGCTACGCCTGGGGCGGCTGCTCTACATCACCCATGCGGTGGCCAGCGACCCGACCTTGAAGTGGCCGGCATCGATGCTGGACTATGGCGCGCGGATCCTGAGCAACGATACGCTGGACGATTTCCTCGAAGCCCTGCCGCCGCGCGTTCCCGACCCACTCGATGTCGCAGTTCCCTTCTGA
- a CDS encoding LexA family protein, with amino-acid sequence MPMIMHACTLAPLPCPLPLFGARIPAGFPSPADDDLEGTIDLNEQLIRHPAATFFLRVQGDSMTGAGIRDGDLLVVDRAREAKSGSIVVAAVDGELTLKRLKIEGERVWLVPEHPDYAPLEIQGEMGLVVWGVVAHVVHSF; translated from the coding sequence ATGCCGATGATCATGCACGCCTGCACCCTCGCTCCGCTCCCCTGCCCGCTTCCGCTCTTCGGCGCGCGTATCCCGGCCGGTTTCCCCTCCCCGGCCGACGACGATCTGGAAGGCACCATCGATCTGAACGAGCAGTTGATCCGGCATCCGGCGGCGACCTTCTTCCTGCGGGTGCAGGGGGATTCCATGACCGGTGCGGGGATCCGCGACGGCGATCTGCTGGTGGTGGATCGCGCGCGCGAGGCCAAGTCCGGGTCGATCGTGGTGGCCGCTGTCGACGGTGAGCTGACCTTGAAGCGCCTGAAGATCGAGGGTGAACGGGTCTGGCTGGTGCCCGAGCATCCGGACTATGCGCCGCTGGAGATTCAGGGCGAGATGGGGCTGGTGGTCTGGGGCGTGGTCGCCCACGTGGTGCATTCGTTCTGA
- a CDS encoding HD domain-containing protein produces MTSFESRFEAALCLAAQAHRGQSRKGTANASGLALPYITHPVAVATLVQRHGGDAEQIIAALLHDVLEDGGAHWAEPIAAGFGPEVLALVRFCTDGVPDASGHKAPWRVRKEAYLAHLARAMGPGLLVSACDKLANLQAIHLDRLECGAVVWSRFSAGRAGTLWYYGALVETFAGRLPAALEQALRREWAAVETLADEEGP; encoded by the coding sequence ATGACATCCTTCGAGTCTCGTTTCGAAGCCGCGCTCTGCCTCGCCGCGCAGGCTCACCGGGGGCAGTCGCGCAAGGGCACGGCCAACGCCTCGGGGCTGGCGCTGCCCTACATCACCCATCCGGTGGCGGTCGCGACGCTGGTGCAGCGTCACGGCGGGGACGCCGAGCAGATCATCGCCGCGCTGCTGCACGATGTGCTGGAGGACGGCGGCGCGCACTGGGCGGAGCCGATCGCGGCGGGGTTCGGTCCCGAGGTGCTGGCGCTGGTGCGCTTCTGCACCGACGGGGTGCCGGATGCGTCGGGGCACAAGGCCCCCTGGCGGGTGCGCAAGGAGGCCTATCTGGCGCATCTGGCGCGGGCCATGGGGCCGGGGCTGCTGGTGTCGGCCTGCGACAAGCTCGCCAACCTGCAGGCGATCCACCTGGATCGGCTGGAGTGTGGCGCGGTGGTCTGGTCGCGCTTCAGCGCCGGGCGCGCGGGCACGCTCTGGTACTACGGGGCCTTGGTCGAGACCTTTGCAGGGCGTCTGCCGGCGGCGCTCGAACAGGCGCTGCGGCGCGAGTGGGCGGCGGTGGAGACCCTCGCCGACGAGGAGGGCCCGTGA
- a CDS encoding Y-family DNA polymerase, with product MFALVDCNNFYASCERLFRPSLEGRPVVVLSNNDGCVVARSNEAKALGIPMGAPYFRYAEVLRRADAAVFSSNYALYGDLSRRVMQVLAGFSPRIEVYSIDECFLDLAGVRDPTALGLEITRTVRRWTGIPVAVGIAPTKTLAKLANRLAKKGYGPAGPVLDWSELPDRDAVLGAVPVEDLWGIAARMGARLRALGIADALALREAHPQRLRASFGVVVERIARELRGQACLALEEVAPPRRQVMVSRSFGAAVITPAELRAAVTAFASRAGEKLRAHGLAAPALTVFVQTNPFDTGRAFYANAVTLGFPVPTQDSTALVRAATRGVDRLFRAGDAYRKAGVLLPDVVPAEQAPADLFAEVGEDDRARRRMAVLDAVNRKYGRETLRFAGQLSGSGWRRRSERGSGVSTTRWAGLASVRAG from the coding sequence ATGTTCGCCCTGGTCGACTGCAACAACTTCTACGCCTCCTGCGAGCGGCTCTTCCGGCCGAGCCTGGAGGGCCGTCCGGTGGTGGTGCTCTCCAACAACGACGGCTGTGTCGTGGCGCGCAGCAACGAGGCGAAGGCGCTCGGCATCCCGATGGGGGCGCCCTACTTCAGGTACGCCGAGGTCTTGCGCCGGGCCGACGCCGCGGTCTTCTCCTCGAACTACGCCCTCTACGGGGATCTGTCGCGGCGGGTGATGCAGGTGCTGGCGGGGTTCTCCCCGCGTATCGAGGTCTACTCGATCGACGAGTGTTTTCTGGATCTGGCCGGGGTCCGGGATCCCACCGCCCTCGGCTTGGAGATCACCCGCACCGTGCGGCGCTGGACCGGCATCCCGGTGGCGGTCGGGATCGCCCCGACCAAGACGCTCGCCAAGCTCGCCAATCGGCTGGCCAAGAAGGGCTATGGGCCGGCCGGTCCGGTGCTCGATTGGTCTGAGCTGCCGGATCGGGACGCCGTGCTGGGGGCGGTTCCGGTGGAAGACCTCTGGGGCATCGCGGCACGCATGGGGGCACGTCTACGCGCGCTCGGCATCGCGGATGCTCTGGCGTTGCGCGAGGCGCATCCGCAGCGATTGCGCGCCTCCTTCGGGGTGGTGGTCGAGCGCATCGCCCGGGAGCTGCGCGGGCAAGCCTGTCTGGCGCTGGAGGAGGTGGCGCCGCCGCGGCGTCAGGTCATGGTCTCGCGCAGCTTCGGTGCCGCGGTGATCACGCCGGCCGAGCTGCGGGCGGCGGTCACGGCCTTCGCGAGCCGGGCCGGCGAGAAGCTGCGCGCACATGGGCTCGCCGCTCCGGCGCTGACGGTGTTCGTGCAGACCAACCCCTTCGATACCGGCCGGGCGTTCTACGCGAACGCCGTGACCCTGGGTTTCCCGGTGCCGACGCAGGACAGCACGGCGCTGGTGCGGGCCGCGACGCGCGGGGTCGATCGGTTGTTTCGCGCGGGCGACGCCTACCGCAAGGCCGGGGTGCTGTTGCCGGATGTGGTCCCGGCGGAGCAGGCGCCGGCGGACCTGTTCGCCGAGGTCGGAGAGGACGACCGTGCGCGGCGGCGCATGGCGGTGCTGGATGCGGTCAATCGCAAGTACGGGCGCGAGACCTTGCGATTCGCGGGTCAGCTGTCGGGGTCCGGCTGGCGGCGTCGCTCGGAGCGCGGCTCCGGGGTCTCGACGACACGCTGGGCGGGGTTGGCGTCGGTTCGCGCGGGGTGA
- a CDS encoding nucleoside 2-deoxyribosyltransferase: MRVIYLAGPLFTEAERDWHRKTKGLLLEQASRRGEPIEILWPYELITAEEITALGVGSRAEIFRRCKAGLDRAHVLIALLDGTQVDDGTAWEIGYFFATKAAEATIVGIRTDFRRAGESEHAIVNAMVEMACDVIVNTQAGLVERVFPALGEIVRLGRVSRSPTRA; this comes from the coding sequence ATGCGCGTCATTTACCTGGCAGGACCGCTCTTCACCGAAGCCGAACGCGACTGGCACCGCAAGACCAAAGGTCTCCTGCTCGAGCAGGCGTCACGCCGGGGCGAGCCCATCGAAATCCTTTGGCCCTATGAGTTGATTACGGCCGAGGAGATCACCGCCTTGGGGGTCGGGTCACGCGCGGAGATCTTCCGGCGCTGCAAGGCCGGGCTCGACCGTGCCCATGTTCTGATCGCCCTACTCGACGGCACCCAGGTCGACGACGGGACCGCGTGGGAGATCGGGTATTTCTTCGCGACCAAGGCGGCGGAGGCGACGATCGTCGGGATCCGCACTGATTTTCGGCGCGCGGGTGAATCCGAGCATGCGATCGTCAATGCGATGGTCGAGATGGCGTGCGACGTCATCGTGAACACGCAAGCGGGGCTTGTTGAAAGGGTTTTTCCGGCGCTCGGGGAGATCGTGCGGCTCGGTCGCGTCTCTCGATCTCCTACGCGAGCATAA
- a CDS encoding MarR family winged helix-turn-helix transcriptional regulator — protein sequence MRFSKDDSAGYLVNHLARLFARDLQVRIKPLGLSTGTFPALLVLWESDGLTQRELIARLDVEQPTMTNTLARMERDGLIRRAKDPADGRAQRIWLTETARALEGPATAAAEAVNARALERLTPEERAAFLGLVRKVIAGLHAETAAHGQDGLI from the coding sequence ATGCGCTTCAGCAAAGACGACTCCGCCGGTTATCTCGTCAACCATCTGGCAAGGCTGTTCGCTCGCGATCTTCAAGTGCGGATCAAGCCGCTGGGGCTGAGCACGGGGACCTTTCCGGCGCTGCTGGTGCTGTGGGAGAGCGACGGGCTGACCCAACGCGAGCTGATCGCGCGCCTGGACGTCGAACAGCCGACCATGACCAATACCCTGGCTCGCATGGAGCGCGACGGGCTGATCCGGCGCGCCAAGGATCCCGCCGACGGACGGGCGCAGCGCATCTGGCTGACGGAGACGGCACGCGCACTCGAAGGGCCGGCAACGGCAGCGGCGGAGGCGGTGAATGCCCGGGCATTGGAACGGCTCACGCCCGAGGAACGCGCGGCCTTTCTCGGACTCGTCCGCAAGGTCATCGCCGGCCTGCACGCGGAGACGGCCGCGCATGGACAGGACGGCCTGATCTGA
- the lexA gene encoding transcriptional repressor LexA — protein MDDVLQPIRRHVRPTWHPDLEPLDPREELTVELPLLGLVSAGQPVVAVEERETLTVPARLVKRHAADRSFALYVRGDSMTDDGIDTGDLVVVEQRPTAENGETVVARIDGYQVTLKRFYREPEGIRLQPANDAMDPLVFEEGEVEILGVVSGVVRAG, from the coding sequence ATGGACGATGTGTTGCAACCGATTCGTAGACATGTGCGTCCCACCTGGCACCCCGACTTGGAGCCGCTCGACCCGCGCGAGGAACTCACCGTCGAGCTGCCGCTGCTCGGCCTGGTGAGTGCGGGTCAGCCGGTGGTCGCGGTCGAGGAGCGCGAGACGCTGACGGTCCCGGCCCGTCTCGTGAAGCGTCATGCCGCGGATCGCAGCTTTGCCCTGTACGTGCGCGGCGACTCCATGACCGACGACGGCATCGACACCGGCGATCTGGTGGTCGTGGAGCAACGCCCGACCGCCGAGAACGGCGAGACGGTGGTGGCCCGGATCGACGGCTATCAGGTCACCCTCAAGCGCTTCTACCGGGAGCCCGAGGGGATCCGGCTGCAACCGGCGAACGACGCCATGGACCCCTTGGTGTTCGAGGAGGGCGAGGTGGAGATCCTCGGGGTGGTGTCGGGGGTGGTGCGGGCGGGGTGA
- a CDS encoding SOS response-associated peptidase, whose protein sequence is MCGRYAQFTPPEAIAELFGATLDIADVGPRYNAAPMQWLPVIRQRPSGERVVQALRWGLLPSWAKDETIANRLINARAETLAEKPSFRTAYRKRRCIVPADGFYEWAKRPDGKQPYYIHASDGSLLAFAGLWERWTRPEDGESIDSFTIVTTAANGRVQPLHDRMPLILDPEAVARWLDPASDPGALGDLLGPCPDVRLALHPVTRAVGNVRNAGPELIAAIVDEAARTP, encoded by the coding sequence GTGTGCGGACGCTACGCCCAATTCACCCCGCCCGAAGCCATCGCAGAACTCTTCGGCGCGACCCTCGACATCGCCGACGTCGGCCCGCGCTACAACGCCGCCCCGATGCAATGGTTGCCGGTCATCCGCCAACGCCCGAGCGGGGAGCGGGTCGTGCAGGCGCTGCGCTGGGGTCTGCTCCCGAGCTGGGCGAAAGACGAAACGATCGCCAACCGCCTGATCAACGCTCGTGCCGAGACCCTGGCCGAGAAGCCGTCATTCCGCACGGCCTACCGCAAGCGTCGCTGTATCGTCCCGGCCGACGGCTTCTACGAATGGGCCAAGCGCCCGGACGGCAAGCAGCCCTATTACATCCACGCCTCGGACGGCAGCCTCCTGGCGTTCGCCGGGCTTTGGGAGCGCTGGACCCGACCCGAGGACGGGGAGAGCATCGACAGCTTCACCATCGTCACCACCGCAGCCAACGGACGGGTTCAGCCGCTGCATGACCGCATGCCGTTGATTCTCGACCCCGAGGCCGTGGCCCGCTGGCTGGATCCGGCGAGCGATCCGGGCGCGCTCGGAGACCTGCTCGGCCCCTGTCCGGACGTGCGGCTCGCGCTTCACCCGGTCACGCGGGCGGTCGGCAACGTGCGCAACGCTGGGCCGGAGCTGATCGCGGCGATCGTCGACGAGGCCGCGCGCACGCCCTGA
- a CDS encoding nuclease-related domain-containing protein has product MDRATYRAVHDLTLPTPDGTTQIDHVVVSRYGIFVIETKNMKGWIFGGERQAQWTQKIYRHTSRFQNPLLQNYKHVKALQALLDVPPETIHSVISFVGDSTFKTPMPENVTQGARFIGHIKSFRDPVFSEAAVEAILRRIAGGRLKPGLATHRAHVRSLETRADPLAERRCPKCGSALVLRTVKKGPRAGDQFWGCSTYPRCRVMQPLG; this is encoded by the coding sequence CTGGATCGCGCGACCTATCGAGCCGTCCACGATCTCACCCTGCCGACCCCCGACGGCACCACTCAGATCGATCATGTCGTCGTCTCGCGCTACGGGATCTTCGTGATCGAGACCAAGAATATGAAGGGCTGGATCTTCGGCGGCGAGCGTCAGGCGCAGTGGACGCAGAAGATTTACCGACACACGAGCCGGTTTCAGAATCCCTTGCTCCAGAACTACAAGCATGTGAAAGCCCTGCAGGCCCTGCTCGACGTGCCGCCGGAGACCATCCACTCGGTCATAAGCTTCGTCGGGGACAGTACCTTCAAGACACCGATGCCGGAGAACGTGACCCAAGGCGCCCGCTTCATCGGCCACATCAAGTCTTTCCGCGATCCGGTGTTCTCCGAGGCGGCGGTCGAGGCCATCCTGCGCCGCATCGCAGGCGGCCGGTTGAAGCCGGGCTTGGCCACCCATCGGGCACATGTGCGCAGCCTCGAGACGCGAGCCGATCCGCTGGCGGAGCGTCGCTGTCCGAAGTGCGGCAGCGCGCTTGTCCTGCGCACCGTGAAGAAGGGGCCGAGGGCCGGGGATCAGTTCTGGGGATGTTCGACCTATCCGAGGTGCCGAGTGATGCAGCCGCTCGGGTGA
- a CDS encoding endonuclease, which produces MPRRPSPKRPSPRQSPRLSGLTRLVPVLHGSLTGLRNLGIGLALIGSVSLLPESLVQTWPGHAQRAIAITRDIRTLLLDVVRDTTAGVGSWLSDLDGVDIEGLGRVVAEHMPGWLPRDLWPFELPGASNTDQTGIALNFSAVRTALYDTVYSGHRVTFYCGCRYDRDRRTDLDGCGLGALDGSIRAQRVEAEHVFPASQFGNFRRCWREPAAFAKCRSDGGNTLSGRACCERVDPTFVTAHNDLHNLVPAVGAINAARSNFNWGELRSGQRLGDCAIRFDPILRRVQPPDAVRGEIARTMFYMRDTYGFRLSRQDEKLYAVWNNADPPDAWEIERNRRIRQLQGKGNRYVENYRRL; this is translated from the coding sequence ATGCCCCGCCGCCCGTCTCCGAAACGCCCTTCACCGCGCCAATCTCCACGGCTCTCGGGTCTCACCCGTCTCGTTCCGGTCCTTCATGGCAGTCTGACCGGATTGCGCAACCTCGGTATCGGGCTGGCCCTCATCGGCTCGGTCTCGCTCCTGCCGGAGTCGCTGGTACAGACGTGGCCTGGTCATGCGCAGCGCGCGATCGCGATCACGCGGGATATCCGAACGCTGCTGTTGGATGTCGTGCGTGATACGACCGCCGGCGTTGGCTCCTGGCTGTCCGATCTGGACGGGGTCGACATCGAGGGGCTTGGGCGCGTCGTGGCCGAACATATGCCGGGGTGGTTGCCTCGGGATCTCTGGCCGTTCGAGCTGCCCGGTGCATCGAACACCGATCAGACGGGAATTGCGCTGAACTTCAGTGCGGTGAGAACGGCGCTCTACGACACCGTCTACAGCGGCCATCGGGTCACCTTCTACTGCGGCTGCCGATACGATCGCGATCGTCGAACCGATCTCGATGGATGCGGGCTCGGCGCCTTGGACGGCAGCATCCGTGCGCAACGGGTCGAGGCCGAGCATGTCTTCCCAGCATCACAGTTCGGCAACTTCCGACGGTGTTGGCGGGAGCCTGCCGCTTTTGCCAAGTGCCGGAGCGACGGCGGGAACACCCTGTCGGGACGCGCATGCTGCGAGCGCGTCGACCCGACGTTCGTCACGGCCCACAACGATCTGCACAACCTCGTCCCGGCGGTCGGCGCGATCAACGCGGCACGCTCGAACTTCAATTGGGGCGAGCTGCGCTCCGGGCAGCGTCTGGGCGACTGCGCGATCCGCTTCGATCCGATCCTACGCAGGGTTCAACCCCCCGACGCGGTGCGGGGCGAGATTGCCCGGACGATGTTCTACATGCGCGATACCTATGGCTTTCGCCTGAGTCGGCAGGACGAGAAGCTCTATGCGGTCTGGAACAACGCCGATCCGCCCGATGCCTGGGAGATCGAGCGAAACCGGCGGATCCGGCAGTTGCAGGGCAAGGGAAACCGCTATGTCGAGAACTATCGGAGGTTGTGA
- a CDS encoding SDR family oxidoreductase, translating into MTASLALITGGAQGIGRALAQSFLAEGWRVVVLDRDAEALDELTADLGSPSLLGLASDVGEETAVAAAFAALEAWQDQAGEPAGLNLLVNNAGLADPVSGPLEALSLAGWRRWLDGHLTGAFLSTRAAIPGLRARRGAIVNIASTRALQSEPQCEAYAAAKGGLLAFTHAAAVSLGPLIRVNAVSPGWIETGPLQKSAHRRASDHRPIDQAQHAAGRVGEPADIVAAVRFLAGPSAGFITGQNLVVDGGMTRTMIYAE; encoded by the coding sequence ATGACTGCTTCCCTCGCCCTCATCACCGGCGGTGCACAAGGCATCGGACGCGCCCTGGCGCAGTCGTTCCTGGCCGAAGGGTGGCGGGTGGTGGTGCTCGACCGCGATGCCGAGGCCCTTGACGAGCTGACCGCCGATCTGGGGAGTCCCTCCCTGCTCGGGCTGGCGTCCGACGTGGGTGAGGAGACGGCGGTCGCCGCTGCCTTCGCCGCGCTCGAGGCTTGGCAGGACCAAGCGGGTGAGCCCGCCGGGCTGAACCTGCTGGTGAACAACGCCGGTCTCGCGGACCCCGTGAGCGGCCCGCTCGAAGCGTTGTCGCTCGCGGGGTGGCGGCGCTGGCTGGACGGTCACCTGACCGGGGCCTTCCTCAGCACCCGCGCGGCCATTCCGGGGCTGCGCGCGCGCCGGGGCGCCATCGTCAACATCGCCTCGACCCGTGCCCTGCAATCGGAGCCCCAGTGTGAAGCGTATGCCGCGGCCAAGGGCGGGCTACTGGCCTTCACCCATGCCGCGGCGGTCAGTCTCGGGCCGCTGATCCGCGTCAATGCGGTCAGCCCCGGCTGGATCGAGACGGGTCCCCTCCAGAAATCGGCTCACCGGCGCGCCTCGGACCACCGCCCGATCGACCAGGCCCAGCATGCGGCCGGGCGCGTCGGCGAGCCTGCCGATATCGTGGCGGCGGTCCGCTTCCTCGCCGGCCCGAGTGCCGGGTTCATCACCGGCCAGAACCTAGTCGTCGATGGCGGTATGACCCGGACCATGATCTATGCGGAGTGA
- a CDS encoding ThiF family adenylyltransferase, protein MDEQIPGVVARAVETLRAHEAVERVTVHIAGSEVLVNADFRVSMASRWLEKGCSPTGVLSLEPVRLSFGRDFPVRAPRISLRADFNRAHPHINPGSPTEPPVPCLVDGSLSEYMHVAGFVGIVNQISVWLDNAASGTLIDPAQGWEPIRRDEVPHAIAANADCFRSWVDGRERFCFVRCEYVLVPSKGGNSIYATLHSQPTSAGVAEFSKYFAHRMVNAGYIRGQTLALIVLPGKRPDGGLVKADKYHPETASVLADLPARASDYGSAKALKDGLDLLRSRMRVNARLKYQIVLPVILLAVRPINIIRTASPIELIPYVAQGTVQDFISDSDSLPLSAASHVQSLSPQLLRRLSGVSESFSPAPWILLGAGSLGSHIGIAMARMGDGPSTVIDKDYLSPHNAARHALIPGDVDVPVMNPKAMAMQGALACLAQKPKALIEDAIELFADTRSLRSALPKGAWGLVNTTASLAAREAILAAPGNFDLPVLEAGLYGRGAAGTLAVESADGNPNIGDIEGDLYELARLNETLKIAVFPDRPAHEGVDIGQGCNSVTMTMTDAQVSQFASTMVQVIADLRQTGLPRAGGRLWIGLREGIQVSWQEHVIDPCKVVEAEGSPWSIRIAATVAQAISDQATDHPNVETGGILMGRISEAARCFFVTGTIPAPADSVQSPGQFVLGTAGVTQAIQNYTESAGGSLYCLGTWHSHLTPSGPSMIDRQTAAILGWARIAPSVMLIRSPSAFRAIVTERH, encoded by the coding sequence ATGGATGAGCAAATTCCAGGGGTTGTCGCGCGCGCCGTAGAAACACTGCGCGCGCACGAGGCTGTAGAGCGCGTCACCGTGCATATTGCGGGCTCCGAAGTCCTTGTGAATGCCGACTTTCGAGTCAGCATGGCCTCTCGATGGTTGGAGAAAGGATGCTCTCCTACAGGCGTGCTGTCGTTAGAGCCCGTCCGACTATCTTTCGGGCGTGATTTTCCCGTGCGGGCGCCCCGAATTTCCCTTCGAGCAGACTTCAACCGTGCGCATCCACACATCAACCCCGGTTCACCAACGGAGCCGCCAGTCCCGTGTCTTGTCGACGGATCGTTGTCCGAGTACATGCATGTCGCCGGATTTGTCGGCATCGTCAACCAGATTTCCGTGTGGTTAGACAACGCCGCAAGCGGAACACTGATCGACCCCGCACAAGGATGGGAACCCATCCGGCGCGATGAGGTTCCACACGCGATTGCGGCCAATGCAGATTGCTTTCGAAGTTGGGTCGATGGTCGAGAACGATTTTGCTTCGTTCGTTGCGAGTACGTCCTCGTGCCGTCGAAAGGCGGCAACAGCATTTATGCGACCTTGCACTCACAGCCGACCTCAGCGGGCGTGGCGGAATTCTCAAAATACTTCGCCCACCGCATGGTTAATGCGGGATATATCAGGGGTCAGACGCTAGCCCTGATCGTGCTTCCAGGGAAACGTCCCGACGGTGGACTGGTCAAGGCCGACAAGTACCATCCGGAGACCGCTTCTGTGCTCGCCGACCTCCCAGCAAGAGCGTCGGATTACGGTAGTGCCAAAGCCCTGAAGGACGGTCTGGATCTTCTCCGATCCCGCATGCGGGTAAATGCAAGACTGAAATACCAAATCGTACTTCCGGTGATTCTTTTAGCGGTGCGGCCGATCAACATTATCAGAACCGCTAGCCCGATCGAGCTGATACCCTACGTTGCTCAGGGCACTGTGCAAGACTTTATTTCCGATTCCGATTCGCTACCCCTCTCCGCCGCGAGCCATGTCCAATCTCTCTCGCCGCAACTCTTAAGGCGTTTGTCGGGCGTATCGGAGTCGTTTAGCCCGGCACCTTGGATCCTGCTAGGAGCCGGCAGTCTTGGATCACATATCGGCATCGCAATGGCACGGATGGGCGACGGGCCGAGCACAGTCATCGACAAGGACTATTTGTCTCCTCACAACGCCGCACGACACGCGCTCATTCCCGGGGATGTTGATGTTCCCGTTATGAATCCGAAGGCCATGGCCATGCAAGGCGCCTTGGCATGCTTGGCCCAGAAACCAAAGGCGCTCATTGAGGATGCAATCGAACTCTTCGCTGATACCCGCTCACTCCGTTCCGCGTTACCGAAGGGCGCTTGGGGCCTTGTGAATACAACCGCGTCTCTCGCTGCACGCGAAGCGATTCTTGCCGCGCCTGGTAACTTTGACCTTCCAGTGCTGGAGGCAGGGTTATACGGTCGCGGTGCCGCGGGTACGCTGGCCGTGGAATCTGCCGATGGTAATCCAAACATCGGAGACATCGAGGGCGACCTCTACGAGCTAGCTCGGTTGAATGAGACCCTCAAGATCGCCGTGTTCCCTGACCGCCCAGCCCACGAGGGCGTTGACATTGGCCAAGGCTGCAACTCGGTCACTATGACCATGACCGATGCGCAAGTATCTCAATTTGCCTCGACAATGGTGCAGGTAATCGCTGACCTGAGGCAGACCGGTCTCCCTCGTGCTGGAGGTCGACTTTGGATTGGGCTACGGGAAGGGATCCAGGTCAGTTGGCAAGAACATGTCATCGATCCCTGTAAGGTGGTTGAAGCCGAAGGGAGCCCATGGAGTATTCGCATTGCTGCCACTGTGGCACAAGCGATCAGTGACCAGGCCACCGATCATCCGAATGTTGAAACCGGTGGAATACTCATGGGAAGAATTTCTGAAGCAGCTCGTTGTTTCTTCGTGACCGGAACGATCCCAGCGCCAGCAGACAGTGTTCAGAGTCCCGGACAATTCGTCCTAGGTACCGCGGGCGTGACGCAGGCCATCCAGAACTACACTGAGAGTGCAGGTGGCAGCTTGTATTGCCTCGGCACTTGGCACAGTCACCTTACTCCTTCCGGCCCATCCATGATCGACCGTCAAACCGCTGCCATTCTGGGATGGGCTCGTATTGCTCCTTCGGTGATGCTCATCCGAAGCCCCAGTGCGTTTCGTGCGATCGTTACGGAGAGACATTAG